The following coding sequences are from one Hippopotamus amphibius kiboko isolate mHipAmp2 chromosome 9, mHipAmp2.hap2, whole genome shotgun sequence window:
- the LOC130860971 gene encoding NXPE family member 4-like translates to MSIAVLEKHLQNVIEAPLDLAVSPTQTELRIKAIVEKLHQLIPPRPFTHVASTTSTTHSRATLLSPQDTYCMGDQLHVLLKVRDHSGRRKEYDGDFLRARMSSPALKAGASGKVTDFNNGTYLVSFTLFWEGRVFLSVLLIHPSEGVSALWRARNQGYDRVIFTGQFANGTSRVNTDCALVLNSSAELCEYLDTRDQEAFYCSTHAL, encoded by the exons ATGTCGATTGCAGTGCTTG AGAAGCACCTTCAAAATGTTATTGAAGCACCACTGGATCTAGCAGTTTCACCAACACAGACTGAGCTGAGAATAAAGGCGATCGTGGAGAAACTACACCAGCTGATCCCACCCAGACCCTTCACCCACGTGGcctccaccaccagcaccacacACAGCAGAGCCACCCTCCTCAGCCCTCAAGACACATACTGCATGGGGGACCAGCTACACGTCCTGCTAAAGGTGAGGGACCACTCGGGACGCAGGAAGGAATATGATGGGGATTTCCTGAGGGCCAGGATGTCCTCCCCAGCCCTAAAGGCAGGTGCTTCGGGAAAGGTGACAGACTTCAACAATGGCACCTACCTTGTCAGCTTCACCCTGTTTTGGGAAGGCCGGGTGTTTCTGTCTGTCCTGCTCATCCACCCCAGTGAAGGGGTGTCAGCTCTCTGGAGGGCAAGGAACCAAGGCTATGACAGGGTGATCTTCACAGGCCAGTTTGCCAATGGCACCTCCCGTGTCAATACTGATTGTGCCCTGGTCTTAAATTCAAGTGCTGAACTGTGTGAGTACCTGGATACTCGAGACCAAGAAGCCTTCTACTGCTCCACGCATGCTCTGTGA